Proteins from one Oscillatoria nigro-viridis PCC 7112 genomic window:
- the hrcA gene encoding heat-inducible transcriptional repressor HrcA: protein MSVRVNLTDRQQHILWATVRHYIATAEPVGSKALVDEFNLSVSPATIRNAMGTLEKAGLLYQPHTSAGRVPSDSGYRIYVDQLIQPSDTLARKVEQVLDQLNWSDGRMDAALRGAAQILATISGYIAMITIPQTNMACLRHLQLVQLEPGKVMLIVVTDAYETQSVLVQLPRDAEGNTPDVEIVDRQLQILSNFLNSKLRGRSLSELSAVDWSELDRDFELYAEWMGTMLTALSNRQSNPTYTRILIGGLAEALRLPEFSQLQQVQTLVQLLEQEQELLWPLIFESPELETPGKRVTVRIGSENSLEPIRGCTLISSTYRRGSVPVGSVGVLGPTRMVYENAIAVVEAAADYLSEAIGGNRVSFPDGERGRSDHPSLDAP from the coding sequence ATATCTGTGCGCGTTAACCTCACCGATCGGCAACAACACATCCTTTGGGCAACGGTTCGCCACTACATAGCTACAGCGGAACCCGTTGGCTCAAAAGCTTTGGTTGACGAATTCAACCTCAGCGTCAGCCCAGCTACAATTCGCAATGCGATGGGGACTCTTGAAAAAGCTGGACTGCTTTATCAGCCCCACACTTCGGCAGGACGAGTCCCCTCTGACTCCGGCTACCGAATTTATGTAGACCAGTTGATTCAGCCGTCTGATACGCTGGCCCGCAAGGTGGAACAGGTACTAGACCAGCTCAATTGGTCGGATGGTCGCATGGACGCGGCACTCCGCGGCGCTGCTCAAATCCTGGCAACTATCAGCGGTTACATAGCCATGATCACGATACCGCAAACCAATATGGCTTGCTTGCGCCACTTGCAACTGGTGCAGCTAGAGCCGGGAAAGGTGATGCTGATCGTGGTGACGGATGCTTACGAAACTCAGTCGGTTTTGGTGCAGTTGCCGAGGGACGCAGAAGGTAATACGCCTGATGTCGAAATCGTCGATCGCCAGTTGCAGATTTTGTCGAATTTTTTGAACAGCAAGTTGCGGGGGCGATCGCTCTCGGAACTATCGGCTGTAGACTGGAGCGAGTTAGACCGGGACTTTGAGCTGTACGCTGAGTGGATGGGAACCATGCTGACTGCTTTGAGCAACCGCCAAAGCAATCCAACCTACACGCGGATTCTGATCGGCGGTTTGGCAGAAGCGCTGCGCTTGCCTGAGTTTTCCCAGTTGCAGCAAGTTCAAACCCTGGTGCAACTGCTCGAACAAGAGCAGGAATTGCTGTGGCCTTTGATTTTTGAATCGCCTGAGTTGGAGACCCCAGGGAAGCGGGTAACGGTGCGTATTGGCTCGGAAAATTCCTTGGAACCAATTCGCGGCTGTACTCTGATTTCTTCGACTTACCGCCGGGGATCGGTGCCGGTGGGTAGTGTTGGGGTTTTGGGGCCGACGCGGATGGTTTACGAAAATGCGATCGCGGTGGTGGAAGCTGCGGCTGATTATTTGTCAGAAGCTATTGGCGGAAATCGAGTTAGTTTTCCTGATGGGGAGCGAGGGCGATCGGATCATCCCTCGTTAGATGCCCCCTAA